A region of Methyloversatilis discipulorum DNA encodes the following proteins:
- a CDS encoding SIR2 family NAD-dependent protein deacylase, whose amino-acid sequence MTSPLTQLPAEIEAGLRAGRVVPYLGPGMLSLVPQYAVPGTPEALVALLTAKVSVPHKIRGRLTQAAQFIENFKHRKTVVDLMNNAFAAAPSASPLHAWLASLNLPLIVDTWYDEAMSTALHEAGVKWGEVQGLSQSEHFGSWTGWYDRDGNPLPDRAPDWATLLYKPIGSTSPAGNYLVSDSDYVEVLTEIDIQTPIPQEVQALRSGRSFLFLGCRFNDQLTRSFARQIMKRSSDRHWALLPDEPTRMEAKFLAEQNITRIALPLDSLAAVSAQAA is encoded by the coding sequence ATGACATCCCCCCTGACCCAATTGCCGGCCGAGATCGAAGCAGGGCTGCGCGCCGGCCGCGTCGTGCCCTATCTGGGCCCCGGCATGCTGTCGCTGGTGCCGCAGTACGCGGTGCCCGGTACGCCCGAGGCGCTGGTCGCGCTGCTCACCGCCAAGGTGTCGGTGCCGCACAAGATACGCGGCCGGCTGACCCAGGCGGCGCAGTTCATCGAGAACTTCAAGCACCGCAAGACGGTGGTTGACCTGATGAACAACGCCTTCGCGGCAGCACCCTCCGCCTCGCCGCTGCATGCCTGGCTGGCCAGCCTGAATCTGCCGCTCATCGTCGACACCTGGTACGACGAGGCGATGTCGACCGCGCTGCACGAGGCCGGCGTCAAGTGGGGCGAGGTGCAGGGCCTGTCGCAGTCGGAACACTTCGGCAGCTGGACCGGCTGGTACGACCGCGACGGCAATCCGCTACCCGACCGCGCGCCCGACTGGGCAACGCTGCTGTACAAGCCGATCGGCTCGACCAGCCCGGCTGGCAACTACCTGGTATCGGATTCCGACTATGTCGAGGTGCTGACCGAAATCGACATCCAGACGCCGATTCCGCAGGAAGTGCAGGCGCTGCGCAGCGGCCGCAGCTTCCTCTTCCTCGGCTGCCGCTTCAACGACCAGCTCACCCGTTCGTTCGCGCGCCAGATCATGAAGCGCTCGAGCGACCGTCACTGGGCGCTGCTGCCGGACGAGCCGACGCGGATGGAAGCGAAGTTCCTGGCCGAGCAGAACATCACCCGCATCGCGCTGCCGCTGGACAGCCTCGCCGCCGTGTCGGCGCAGGCGGCCTGA
- a CDS encoding 2Fe-2S iron-sulfur cluster-binding protein gives MPQLTIMPSGTALEVAPGTTLLAAILSAGEKLISKCGGQAQCGACHIAVNEGRKSLSKTTRAENEKLDALVGVSSKSRLACQAQMGEENVTVELLSFV, from the coding sequence ATGCCACAGCTCACCATCATGCCGTCCGGAACGGCACTCGAAGTCGCACCGGGAACCACCCTGCTCGCCGCCATCCTGTCCGCCGGCGAGAAGCTGATCAGCAAGTGCGGCGGTCAGGCCCAGTGTGGTGCCTGTCACATCGCGGTCAACGAGGGGCGCAAGAGCCTGTCGAAGACGACGCGCGCCGAGAACGAGAAGCTCGACGCGCTGGTCGGCGTCAGCTCGAAATCGCGCCTGGCCTGTCAGGCGCAGATGGGCGAAGAGAACGTGACGGTCGAGCTGCTCAGCTTCGTCTGA
- a CDS encoding ribonuclease HepT family protein, producing the protein MTEALFSAASLAMLDEACSGVLILGEGLERDEFLSSRLTRAEVGRLLLVIARLMNGLPAEASRRLPEIDWAGWSLLTRTLPDQGPASDDTLWFALTSLVPATLMWLRLYRQREPALFAFAG; encoded by the coding sequence ATGACCGAAGCGCTGTTCAGTGCCGCCTCGCTGGCCATGCTGGACGAGGCCTGCAGCGGCGTGCTCATCCTCGGCGAAGGGCTGGAGCGCGACGAGTTTCTGTCGTCGCGGCTGACCCGCGCCGAGGTGGGCCGGTTGCTGCTGGTGATCGCCCGGCTGATGAACGGCCTGCCGGCGGAAGCCAGCCGCCGCCTGCCGGAGATCGACTGGGCCGGCTGGTCATTGCTGACGCGCACGCTGCCCGACCAGGGGCCGGCCAGCGACGACACGCTGTGGTTCGCCCTCACCTCGCTGGTGCCGGCCACGCTGATGTGGCTGCGGCTCTACCGCCAGCGCGAGCCGGCGCTGTTCGCGTTCGCCGGCTGA